The following proteins are encoded in a genomic region of Diabrotica virgifera virgifera chromosome 1, PGI_DIABVI_V3a:
- the LOC114333139 gene encoding uncharacterized protein LOC114333139: MKSYILAVILVLLNVSTIWTIPVDVNDDLLRAVIIGHNNEKKSSSKSNYFHYDDGLNGLGLNGLGLNGQGLNGGYIGGAVFPPVFQPGYQFGGPRISCTFSYGRRVCPPYY, from the exons ATGAAGTCTTACATCCTTGCTGTGATTCTG GTTCTTCTTAACGTATCCACGATCTGGACAATTCCCGTGGATGTCAACGATGACTTATTGAGAGCAGTAATAATAGGCCACAACAATGAAAAAAAGTCCTCCAGTAAAAGCAATTACTTCCATTACGATGATGGTCTAAATGGTCTAGGTCTAAATGGTCTAGGTCTAAATGGTCAAGGTCTAAATGGCGGATATATTGGCGGAGCAGTTTTTCCACCAGTTTTCCAACCAGGATACCAATTCGGAGGACCCAGAATAAGTTGCACCTTTTCATATGGTCGAAGAGTATGTCCaccatattattaa